A single Vigna radiata var. radiata cultivar VC1973A chromosome 8, Vradiata_ver6, whole genome shotgun sequence DNA region contains:
- the LOC106770208 gene encoding uncharacterized protein LOC106770208 has product MIQEVEVFDCWGIDFVGPLSPSFNNEYILMAVDYVSKWMEAAACPKNDASTVIKFLKKQIFTRFGVPRVLISDRGSHFCNDQLAKVLKHYEVKDKVASLITHKQMAKRKKDWSQKLDDALWAYRTAMKTLVGLSPFQLVYGKASHLLMELEHRAYWALKFLNFDPSMSAEKRKRQLLKLEEMRHHAYDYSKSYKEKVKFYHDKKLVKKVFHPGQQVLLFNSRFKLFAGKLKSKWSGTFTIKDVKQHGAVELIDPSFDDPQRSWVVNGQRLKHYLGGEVERLSTSVELVDPWA; this is encoded by the exons ATGATTCAAGAGGTGGAAGTCTTTGACTGTTGGGGAATAGACTTTGTTGGACCTCTTTCTCCATCTTTCAACAATGAGTATATTCTGATGGCTGTTGACTATGTGAGCAAATGGATGGAGGCAGCCGCTTGCCCTAAAAACGATGCATCCACAGTCATCAAGTTCTTGAAAAAGCAAATCTTCACCCGGTTTGGAGTTCCTAGGGTCCTCATTAGTGATAGAggatctcacttttgcaatgatcaACTGGCCAAGGTGCTTAAGCACTATGAAGTGAAGGATAAGGTGGCCTCACTTATCACCCACAAACAAATGGCCAAGCGGAA GAAGGACTGGTCTCAAAAGCTAGATGATGCCCTATGGGCATACAGAACTGCCATGAAGACTCTAGTGGGGCTATCTCCTTTCCAGCTTGTCTATGGGAAGGCTTCTCATTTGCTGATGGAATTAGAGCATCGTGCTTATTGGGCTCTCAAATTCTTGAATTTTGACCCCTCTATGTCTgctgaaaagagaaagaggcaACTGCTGAAACTTGAAGAGATGCGCCATCATGCTTATGACTACTCCAAGAGCTACAAGGAGAAGGTCAAGTTCtatcatgacaagaagttgGTGAAGAAGGTTTTCCATCCTGGTCAGCAAGTCTTGTTGTTCAACTCCCGCTTCAAACTATTTGCTGGAAAATTGAAGTCAAAGTGGTCGGGCACTTTCACCATCAAGGATGTCAAACAACATGGAGCAGTTGAGCTGATAGATCCATCCTTTGATGACCCACAAAGAAGCTGGGTAGTTAATGGTCAAAGGCTCAAACACTACTTGGGTGGTGAGGTGGAACGCCTCAGCACAAGTGTTGAGTTAGTTGACCCTTGGGCATAG
- the LOC106770207 gene encoding ethylene-responsive transcription factor ERF027-like: MAAVAYDVAALAFKGDGASLNFPGAISSLPRLNSATSSVRAIQFAASQAAEKHFSCAELQKLGDDLSSEGGSGSFSWDEDCSELSSEEGSRKFFWDEEEVFNMPELLNSMAEALIITPPALQKGFNWVGGETTVDLTLW; the protein is encoded by the coding sequence ATGGCTGCTGTTGCGTACGACGTTGCTGCTTTGGCTTTTAAGGGTGATGGTGCTTCCTTGAACTTCCCCGGCGCGATTTCTTCACTGCCGCGTCTCAACTCGGCTACATCCTCTGTCAGGGCGATTCAGTTTGCCGCGTCACAAGCAGCGGAGAAGCACTTTTCTTGTGCCGAGCTTCAAAAACTGGGGGACGATCTTTCTTCAGAGGGAGGTTCTGGAAGCTTCTCATGGGATGAAGATTGTTCGGAGTTGTCGTCGGAAGAAGGTTCTAGAAAGTTCTTTTGGGATGAGGAGGAGGTGTTTAACATGCCGGAGTTGTTGAACAGCATGGCGGAAGCCTTGATCATTACACCCCCTGCTTTGCAGAAAGGGTTCAATTGGGTTGGTGGGGAAACCACAGTAGATTTGACTCTGTGGTGA